In one Alphaproteobacteria bacterium RIFCSPHIGHO2_01_FULL_41_14 genomic region, the following are encoded:
- a CDS encoding 50S ribosomal protein L6 translates to MSRIGKNPIIIPAGVTVDLTPGLLKARGSRGELSVALHSSVEVTYADSKILVHPRDESKVARSMWGTVRNLIANLVEGVTKGFSVNLEISGVGYRAAVQGSNLVMQLGYSHEVVYAIPQGITIKCEKPTSITVSGASRQRVGQIAAEIRGFRRPEPYKGKGIKYENERIVRKEGKKK, encoded by the coding sequence ATGTCTCGTATCGGTAAAAATCCAATTATTATTCCTGCTGGCGTTACGGTTGATCTAACCCCAGGACTTCTGAAAGCAAGAGGCTCTCGGGGTGAGCTATCTGTGGCGCTTCACAGTTCTGTGGAGGTAACTTATGCAGATTCCAAAATTTTGGTTCACCCTCGGGATGAGTCAAAAGTCGCTCGATCCATGTGGGGCACTGTGCGCAATTTGATCGCAAACTTGGTGGAAGGGGTGACCAAAGGATTCTCTGTCAACCTAGAAATCAGCGGTGTGGGATATCGTGCCGCTGTGCAAGGATCAAATCTTGTGATGCAGCTGGGATATAGCCACGAAGTTGTGTATGCCATCCCCCAGGGGATTACGATTAAGTGTGAAAAGCCAACTTCTATCACTGTTTCTGGAGCAAGCCGTCAACGTGTAGGACAAATAGCTGCAGAAATCAGAGGATTCCGTCGTCCTGAACCGTATAAGGGCAAGGGCATCAAGTATGAAAACGAACGTATTGTTCGTAAAGAAGGTAAGAAGAAG
- a CDS encoding 30S ribosomal protein S8, with the protein MTMTDPIADLLSRIRNAHKAKKSAVRCLYSKINLNILEVLKEEGYIRAYQVHPVREGISEIEVELKYFEGMPVIQKIDRVSTPGRRTYSSIESLSKPSNGLGMYVLSTSKGILSDAAARKLNVGGEILCRVF; encoded by the coding sequence ATGACAATGACAGACCCTATTGCAGATTTGCTATCCCGCATTAGAAACGCTCACAAAGCAAAGAAAAGTGCTGTGCGCTGTCTTTATTCTAAAATCAACCTCAACATCCTTGAAGTGTTGAAAGAGGAAGGGTATATTCGCGCATATCAGGTACATCCTGTGCGAGAAGGGATCTCTGAGATAGAAGTCGAGCTGAAGTATTTCGAAGGGATGCCGGTCATCCAAAAGATTGATCGGGTGTCAACCCCGGGTCGCAGAACATATTCTTCCATTGAAAGTCTTTCTAAGCCTTCCAATGGTCTTGGAATGTATGTATTATCCACCTCGAAAGGCATTTTATCGGATGCCGCCGCGCGCAAGCTAAATGTGGGCGGAGAAATTTTGTGTCGAGTATTTTAA
- a CDS encoding 30S ribosomal protein S14, with product MAKKGSIESNEKRKKVCASFRKKRAELKKVVQDKNVSVDDRFQAVLKLAELPRSGSRVRIRNRCAVSGRARGYYRHLGLSRIALRDLASAGAIPGMTKSSW from the coding sequence ATGGCAAAAAAAGGTTCCATTGAATCGAACGAAAAAAGAAAGAAAGTTTGTGCTTCTTTTCGTAAAAAAAGAGCTGAACTGAAGAAGGTTGTTCAAGACAAGAATGTGTCGGTGGATGATCGCTTTCAAGCTGTTTTGAAATTGGCTGAACTGCCGCGGAGTGGTTCACGTGTACGGATTCGGAATCGGTGCGCTGTTTCGGGTAGAGCGCGTGGTTATTATAGACATTTAGGTTTATCTCGTATTGCGTTAAGGGACCTGGCATCTGCGGGTGCCATTCCCGGAATGACAAAGTCGAGTTGGTAA
- a CDS encoding 50S ribosomal protein L5, producing the protein MVRLKKLYVESLKPELIQQFSYTTPMQAPVLKKIVLNMGVGEAVRDNKKITAAVTDLTVIAGQKPVVTKARGSIAGFKVREGMDLGVKVTLRGARMYEFLDRLITIALPRVRDFRGVSPRSFDGKGNYALGIKEQIVFPEIDYDKIDQIRGLNVVIVTTAKTNEEARALLKGFGMPFIN; encoded by the coding sequence ATGGTTAGATTGAAAAAGCTATATGTAGAGTCATTAAAGCCAGAGCTTATTCAGCAGTTTTCTTATACCACGCCTATGCAGGCGCCGGTGCTTAAGAAAATTGTTCTGAACATGGGTGTGGGAGAAGCGGTGCGGGACAATAAAAAGATCACGGCGGCTGTCACAGACTTGACAGTGATTGCGGGCCAAAAACCTGTGGTGACAAAAGCACGCGGATCTATTGCGGGATTTAAAGTACGGGAAGGCATGGATCTTGGGGTGAAAGTAACCCTGAGAGGTGCTCGCATGTATGAATTTTTAGACCGGTTGATTACCATTGCCCTTCCACGGGTTCGTGACTTTCGCGGCGTTTCTCCTCGTAGTTTCGACGGAAAAGGGAACTATGCACTGGGTATTAAAGAACAAATCGTTTTCCCCGAGATTGATTATGACAAAATTGATCAAATCAGAGGACTAAACGTGGTTATTGTGACAACTGCTAAAACCAATGAGGAGGCCCGCGCGCTTCTGAAGGGGTTTGGCATGCCGTTTATAAATTAG
- a CDS encoding 50S ribosomal protein L24, whose product MNKKFHVKKGDHVVVISGSHKGKSGEISKVFTEKDRVIVKGVNVVKRHLRPSPANPNGVLEKELSLHVSNVAHMDMETRKPSKMGIKILAQGENKGENKGKKVRFLKSSGKELK is encoded by the coding sequence ATGAACAAAAAATTTCATGTCAAAAAAGGCGATCATGTTGTGGTCATTTCAGGAAGTCATAAGGGTAAGTCCGGAGAGATTTCTAAAGTTTTCACTGAAAAAGATCGCGTTATTGTAAAGGGTGTCAATGTGGTGAAGAGGCATTTACGCCCAAGCCCTGCAAACCCAAATGGTGTTCTTGAAAAAGAATTGAGCCTTCACGTGTCTAATGTGGCGCATATGGATATGGAAACAAGGAAACCCTCGAAGATGGGGATCAAGATTTTAGCCCAGGGTGAAAATAAGGGTGAAAATAAGGGCAAAAAAGTTCGTTTCTTGAAGAGTTCAGGTAAAGAGTTAAAGTAG
- a CDS encoding 50S ribosomal protein L14, which translates to MIQMQTSLHVADNSGARRVECIKVLGGSKRRTASIGDIIVVTVKEAIPRGKVSKGSVHKAVIVRTAHGIVRNDGTKISFDNNAAVLLNNQGEPIGTRIFGPVTRELRSKNFMKIISLAPEVL; encoded by the coding sequence ATGATTCAAATGCAAACAAGTTTACACGTTGCTGATAACTCGGGCGCGCGTCGTGTTGAGTGTATCAAGGTGCTTGGTGGGTCTAAAAGACGGACGGCATCCATTGGCGACATTATCGTTGTCACGGTGAAAGAAGCTATTCCGCGCGGTAAGGTTTCTAAAGGAAGCGTTCACAAGGCGGTGATCGTGCGGACGGCTCATGGGATTGTGCGGAATGATGGGACAAAGATTTCCTTTGATAACAATGCCGCCGTTCTTTTGAATAATCAAGGCGAGCCCATTGGAACGCGTATTTTCGGCCCTGTTACCCGTGAATTGCGTTCTAAGAATTTTATGAAAATTATTTCTTTAGCCCCAGAGGTTCTGTAA
- a CDS encoding 30S ribosomal protein S17: MPRRVLKGVVVSDKADKTIIVKVDRRFMHQVYKKYITKSKRYAAHDEKNAFAEGDIVNIEECRPISKRKTWIVLSKADKA, encoded by the coding sequence ATGCCTCGTCGAGTACTTAAAGGAGTTGTTGTCAGTGATAAAGCAGATAAGACCATCATCGTGAAGGTGGATCGTCGCTTTATGCATCAGGTTTACAAGAAGTATATTACAAAATCAAAAAGGTATGCGGCTCATGACGAGAAGAACGCTTTTGCTGAGGGTGATATCGTCAATATCGAAGAGTGCCGTCCCATTTCGAAAAGAAAAACTTGGATTGTTCTCTCAAAAGCAGATAAGGCATAG